A genomic segment from Marmota flaviventris isolate mMarFla1 chromosome 7, mMarFla1.hap1, whole genome shotgun sequence encodes:
- the Msantd1 gene encoding myb/SANT-like DNA-binding domain-containing protein 1 isoform X2, whose amino-acid sequence MQLCQGASSMAAAEVPGYLVSPQTEKHRRARNWTDAEMRGLMLVWEEFFEELKQTKRNAKVYEKMASKLFEMTGERRLGEEIKIKITNMTFQYRKLKCMTDSESVPPDWPYYLAIDRILAKVPESCEGKLPDGQQPGPSTSQTEASLSPSAKSTPLYLPYTQCSYEGRFEDDGSDSSSSLLSLKFRSEERPVKKRKVQSCHLQKKKLRLLEAMLEEQRRLSRAMEETCREVRRVLDQQNILQVQSLQLQERMMSLLEKIIAKSSG is encoded by the exons ATGCAACTCTGCCAAG GTGCCTCCAGCATGGCAGCAGCCGAAGTGCCCGGCTACCTTGTGTCTCCGCAGACGGAGAAGCACCGGAGGGCCCGCAACTGGACGGACGCGGAGATGCGCGGCCTCATGCTCGTCTGGGAGGAGTTCTTCGAGGAGCTGAAGCAGACCAAGCGCAACGCCAAGGTGTACGAGAAGATGGCCAGCAAGCTCTTCGAGATGACCGGCGAGCGCAGGCTGGGCGAGGAGATCAAGATCAAGATCACCAACATGACCTTCCAGTACAG GAAATTAAAATGCATGACAGATAGCGAGTCCGTCCCGCCGGACTGGCCCTATTACCTAGCCATTGATAGGATTCTGGCCAAAGTCCCTGAGTCCTGTGAGGGCAAACTACCAGACGGCCAGCAGCCGGGGCCCTCCACGTCCCAGACCGAGGCGTCTCTGTCGCCGTCCGCTAAGTCCACCCCTCTGTACTTACCGTATACCCAGTGCTCCTACGAAGGCCGCTTCGAGGACGATGGCTCCGACAGCTCCTCCAGCTTACTGTCCCTTAAGTTCAG GTCAGAGGAGCGGCCCGTGAAGAAGCGCAAGGTGCAGAGCTGCCACCTGCAGAAGAAGAAGCTGCGGCTGCTGGAGGCCATGTTGGAGGAGCAGCGCAGGCTGAGCCGCGCCATGGAGGAGACCTGCCGCGAGGTGCGGCGCGTGCTGGACCAGCAGAACATCCTACAGGTGCAGAGCCTGCAGCTGCAGGAGCGCATGATGAGCCTGCTGGAGAAGATCATCGCCAAGTCCAGTGGCTAG
- the Msantd1 gene encoding myb/SANT-like DNA-binding domain-containing protein 1 isoform X3, with amino-acid sequence MAAAEVPGYLVSPQTEKHRRARNWTDAEMRGLMLVWEEFFEELKQTKRNAKVYEKMASKLFEMTGERRLGEEIKIKITNMTFQYRKLKCMTDSESVPPDWPYYLAIDRILAKVPESCEGKLPDGQQPGPSTSQTEASLSPSAKSTPLYLPYTQCSYEGRFEDDGSDSSSSLLSLKFRSEERPVKKRKVQSCHLQKKKLRLLEAMLEEQRRLSRAMEETCREVRRVLDQQNILQVQSLQLQERMMSLLEKIIAKSSG; translated from the exons ATGGCAGCAGCCGAAGTGCCCGGCTACCTTGTGTCTCCGCAGACGGAGAAGCACCGGAGGGCCCGCAACTGGACGGACGCGGAGATGCGCGGCCTCATGCTCGTCTGGGAGGAGTTCTTCGAGGAGCTGAAGCAGACCAAGCGCAACGCCAAGGTGTACGAGAAGATGGCCAGCAAGCTCTTCGAGATGACCGGCGAGCGCAGGCTGGGCGAGGAGATCAAGATCAAGATCACCAACATGACCTTCCAGTACAG GAAATTAAAATGCATGACAGATAGCGAGTCCGTCCCGCCGGACTGGCCCTATTACCTAGCCATTGATAGGATTCTGGCCAAAGTCCCTGAGTCCTGTGAGGGCAAACTACCAGACGGCCAGCAGCCGGGGCCCTCCACGTCCCAGACCGAGGCGTCTCTGTCGCCGTCCGCTAAGTCCACCCCTCTGTACTTACCGTATACCCAGTGCTCCTACGAAGGCCGCTTCGAGGACGATGGCTCCGACAGCTCCTCCAGCTTACTGTCCCTTAAGTTCAG GTCAGAGGAGCGGCCCGTGAAGAAGCGCAAGGTGCAGAGCTGCCACCTGCAGAAGAAGAAGCTGCGGCTGCTGGAGGCCATGTTGGAGGAGCAGCGCAGGCTGAGCCGCGCCATGGAGGAGACCTGCCGCGAGGTGCGGCGCGTGCTGGACCAGCAGAACATCCTACAGGTGCAGAGCCTGCAGCTGCAGGAGCGCATGATGAGCCTGCTGGAGAAGATCATCGCCAAGTCCAGTGGCTAG
- the Msantd1 gene encoding myb/SANT-like DNA-binding domain-containing protein 1 isoform X4, with protein sequence MLKTEKHRRARNWTDAEMRGLMLVWEEFFEELKQTKRNAKVYEKMASKLFEMTGERRLGEEIKIKITNMTFQYRKLKCMTDSESVPPDWPYYLAIDRILAKVPESCEGKLPDGQQPGPSTSQTEASLSPSAKSTPLYLPYTQCSYEGRFEDDGSDSSSSLLSLKFRSEERPVKKRKVQSCHLQKKKLRLLEAMLEEQRRLSRAMEETCREVRRVLDQQNILQVQSLQLQERMMSLLEKIIAKSSG encoded by the exons ATGCTAAAG ACGGAGAAGCACCGGAGGGCCCGCAACTGGACGGACGCGGAGATGCGCGGCCTCATGCTCGTCTGGGAGGAGTTCTTCGAGGAGCTGAAGCAGACCAAGCGCAACGCCAAGGTGTACGAGAAGATGGCCAGCAAGCTCTTCGAGATGACCGGCGAGCGCAGGCTGGGCGAGGAGATCAAGATCAAGATCACCAACATGACCTTCCAGTACAG GAAATTAAAATGCATGACAGATAGCGAGTCCGTCCCGCCGGACTGGCCCTATTACCTAGCCATTGATAGGATTCTGGCCAAAGTCCCTGAGTCCTGTGAGGGCAAACTACCAGACGGCCAGCAGCCGGGGCCCTCCACGTCCCAGACCGAGGCGTCTCTGTCGCCGTCCGCTAAGTCCACCCCTCTGTACTTACCGTATACCCAGTGCTCCTACGAAGGCCGCTTCGAGGACGATGGCTCCGACAGCTCCTCCAGCTTACTGTCCCTTAAGTTCAG GTCAGAGGAGCGGCCCGTGAAGAAGCGCAAGGTGCAGAGCTGCCACCTGCAGAAGAAGAAGCTGCGGCTGCTGGAGGCCATGTTGGAGGAGCAGCGCAGGCTGAGCCGCGCCATGGAGGAGACCTGCCGCGAGGTGCGGCGCGTGCTGGACCAGCAGAACATCCTACAGGTGCAGAGCCTGCAGCTGCAGGAGCGCATGATGAGCCTGCTGGAGAAGATCATCGCCAAGTCCAGTGGCTAG
- the Msantd1 gene encoding myb/SANT-like DNA-binding domain-containing protein 1 isoform X1: MVCGTGLGPHLSAILLPAGASSMAAAEVPGYLVSPQTEKHRRARNWTDAEMRGLMLVWEEFFEELKQTKRNAKVYEKMASKLFEMTGERRLGEEIKIKITNMTFQYRKLKCMTDSESVPPDWPYYLAIDRILAKVPESCEGKLPDGQQPGPSTSQTEASLSPSAKSTPLYLPYTQCSYEGRFEDDGSDSSSSLLSLKFRSEERPVKKRKVQSCHLQKKKLRLLEAMLEEQRRLSRAMEETCREVRRVLDQQNILQVQSLQLQERMMSLLEKIIAKSSG, from the exons ATGGTGTGTGGGACGGGCCTGGGGCCCCACCTGAGCGCCATCCTCCTCCCCGCAGGTGCCTCCAGCATGGCAGCAGCCGAAGTGCCCGGCTACCTTGTGTCTCCGCAGACGGAGAAGCACCGGAGGGCCCGCAACTGGACGGACGCGGAGATGCGCGGCCTCATGCTCGTCTGGGAGGAGTTCTTCGAGGAGCTGAAGCAGACCAAGCGCAACGCCAAGGTGTACGAGAAGATGGCCAGCAAGCTCTTCGAGATGACCGGCGAGCGCAGGCTGGGCGAGGAGATCAAGATCAAGATCACCAACATGACCTTCCAGTACAG GAAATTAAAATGCATGACAGATAGCGAGTCCGTCCCGCCGGACTGGCCCTATTACCTAGCCATTGATAGGATTCTGGCCAAAGTCCCTGAGTCCTGTGAGGGCAAACTACCAGACGGCCAGCAGCCGGGGCCCTCCACGTCCCAGACCGAGGCGTCTCTGTCGCCGTCCGCTAAGTCCACCCCTCTGTACTTACCGTATACCCAGTGCTCCTACGAAGGCCGCTTCGAGGACGATGGCTCCGACAGCTCCTCCAGCTTACTGTCCCTTAAGTTCAG GTCAGAGGAGCGGCCCGTGAAGAAGCGCAAGGTGCAGAGCTGCCACCTGCAGAAGAAGAAGCTGCGGCTGCTGGAGGCCATGTTGGAGGAGCAGCGCAGGCTGAGCCGCGCCATGGAGGAGACCTGCCGCGAGGTGCGGCGCGTGCTGGACCAGCAGAACATCCTACAGGTGCAGAGCCTGCAGCTGCAGGAGCGCATGATGAGCCTGCTGGAGAAGATCATCGCCAAGTCCAGTGGCTAG